From the genome of Vicia villosa cultivar HV-30 ecotype Madison, WI linkage group LG2, Vvil1.0, whole genome shotgun sequence, one region includes:
- the LOC131651690 gene encoding uncharacterized protein LOC131651690, whose translation MADGDNIEDVNNQVHCDNNNNSGDDLKDSQKVADNENSMPSSQQEEDAVKKKYGGRLPKKPPLISKDHERAYFDSADWALGKQGAQKPKGPLEALRPKLQPTHQQARSRRSAYAPGDGSEVDGEDPSSADDVATEDVAGDKSDAAQDQSSH comes from the exons ATGGCAGATGGTGATAATATTGAGGATGTGAACAATCAAGTTCActgtgataataataataattctggGGATGATCTCAAAGATTCTCAGAAAGTTGCAGATAATGAAAACTCAATGCCCTCTTCTCAACAAGAG GAAGACGCTGTAAAGAAAAAGTATGGAGGGAGATTGCCAAAGAAGCCTCCACTAATATCCAAG GATCATGAACGTGCTTATTTTGATTCTGCTGATTGGGCTTTGGGGAAG CAAGGAGCACAAAAGCCTAAAGGACCACTTGAAGCACTCCGTCCAAAACTGCAG CCAACTCATCAGCAGGCTCGATCAAGGCGCTCAGCTTATGCTCCAGGAGATGGTTCTGAAG TTGACGGGGAGGATCCAAGTTCTGCTGACGATGTTGCTACTGAAGACGTTGCCGGTGATAAGAGTGATGCTGCTCAAGATCAA